Proteins encoded together in one Quercus lobata isolate SW786 chromosome 3, ValleyOak3.0 Primary Assembly, whole genome shotgun sequence window:
- the LOC115979006 gene encoding uncharacterized protein LOC115979006 produces the protein MHKLFRTSHGNLFPTFRNRFKNAQTCTPSSLLLHTGPKSKLDFIMNEVEELQSSKPTNQITQSATEPEVIFDLSGPTKAEKSTVQISHPWPEWVDLMESLLKRGYFECNGNPFRNGEMGPKGSNYIRTACLNFARDRFDLIRFLSRKDIKVIAESGCPSIDRKVVNSGKRLRAHVGIDEGNVCSFCNLRGDCERAYVKARQDEGGRTVDVMRFLLTYGLDPITGMVDNKPCLSKLVKASVRRLLKEMVGYSTKELDSNLPKATPLKRVASAQGCSSLPEKGHINVPMKRGDWLCPKCDFLNFAKNIKCLRCDGLFQERLRQLREDQDHLPLKKGDWICDKCNFLNFAKNTRCLQCKEKPPKRQLNPGEWECDSCNYINFRKNMVCLKCDYRRPKALNTSDASAQPPHDTGGYHNKSGMSFVKVKTEINGQPSVGQNRHRDRGSNMWSFVEDNSEVYDGSSSWNEDSGFVDFPIAGGKSDLSQNAQRREKWKSEMLERSKSTVRTRPELDEFRSTGFPRMLDFTESTDDEEMAEWFGQVKTETKGNIPVPD, from the exons ATGCATAAGCTCTTCCGAACCAGCCATGGAAATCTCTTCCCCACATTCAGAAACCGCTTCAAAAACGCTCAAACTTGCACACCCAGCTCACTCCTTCTTCACACTGGTCCAAAATCCAAGCTGGATTTCATTATGAACGAAGTTGAAGAGCTCCAATCTtccaaacccacaaaccaaaTAACCCAATCAGCTACTGAACCTGAAGTTATCTTCGATCTGAGCGGACCCACCAAGGCTGAGAAATCGACGGTTCAGATATCGCACCCGTGGCCCGAGTGGGTGGACTTGATGGAAAGCTTGCTGAAGAGAGGTTACTTTGAATGCAATGGAAACCCATTTCGAAACGGCGAAATGGGTCCCAAGGGATCCAACTATATCCGGACTGCGTGCCTTAATTTCGCGCGAGATCGATTTGATCTTATAAG GTTCTTGTCAAGGAAAGATATCAAGGTCATTGCAGAGTCCGGATGTCCAAGCATAGACAGGAAAGTTGTTAACTCAGGGAAGCGTCTGAGAGCACATGTTGGCATTGATGAAGGAAAT GTTTGCAGCTTCTGCAATTTAAGGGGAGACTGTGAGAGGGCGTATGTGAAGGCACGTCAAGATGAAGGTGGACGCACCGTGGATGTTATGCGTTTCTTGTTAACATATGGGCTTGATCCGATCACTGGTATGGTGGATAACAAGCCATGTTTAAGCAAATTGGTTAAAGCATCAGTGAGAAGGCTGCTGAAAGAAATGGTAGGGTATAGCACAAAGGAACTTGACTCCAATCTCCCAAAGGCCACACCGTTAAAAAGGGTTGCATCAGCACAAGGCTGCTCCAGTCTGCCAGAAAAAGGCCACATAAACGTGCCAATGAAGCGGGGGGACTGGCTTTGTCCCAA ATGCGATTTCCTTAATTTTGCCAAAAATATTAAGTGCTTGCGCTGTGATGGTTTATTCCAAGAAAGACTAAGGCAACTACGTGAGGATCAAGATCATCTTCCATTAAAGAAGGGGGATTGGATATGTGACAA GTgcaatttcttaaattttgcaAAGAATACAAGATGTTTGCAATGCAAAGAGAAACCTCCAAAGCGGCAACTTAATCCGGGGGAGTGGGAATGTGACTC GTGTAACTATATCAACTTCAGAAAAAACATGGTGTGCTTGAAATGTGACTACAGACGTCCAAAAGCATTGAATACTTCAGACGCTTCTGCTCAACCTCCACATGATACAGGGGGTTACCATAACAAGAGTGGCATGAGTTTTGTCAAAGTTAAGACTGAGATTAATGGTCAACCATCTGTTGGACAAAATAGACATCGAGATAGAGGTTCAAATATGTGGAGCTTTGTGGAGGATAATAGTGAAGTTTATGATGGCTCAAGCTCATGGAATGAGGATTCTGGATTTGTAGATTTCCCCATTGCAGGGGGAAAGAGTGATTTGTCTCAAAATGCACAGAGGAGAGAAAAATGGAAGTCGGAGATGCTAGAGAGGAGCAAAAGCACCGTAAGGACAAGGCCAGAACTTGATGAATTTAGGTCTACAGGATTTCCAAGAATGTTGGATTTTACTGAATCTACAGATGATGAAGAGATGGCCGAATGGTTTGGGCAAGTGAAGACCGAAACAAAAGGGAATATTCCTGTACCTGATTAA